One window from the genome of Halomicrobium zhouii encodes:
- a CDS encoding twin-arginine translocase subunit TatC, with protein sequence MASGLDEDTMRTVQSGRETAGTMLRTAQKHLQKVFIVWVVVLLATIMVLQSFLWDQLKRDLLYSKMDLTTSQASKVIAVTPFDVILLQVKIGAVAGILVALPILIYLSRDALRERGFWPGDEVATWKIGAIAVTSLALFVGGVVYAYELFFPLMFGFLAENALNADFQPNYSIVLWVQFIALLGMSFGLAAQMPLMMSALSYSGIVPYETFRDRWKWAVVAIFGFGALFSPPDPFTQIMWAAPLVGLYAISLGISKMLVQAKRAGEEVSARSVARARWNKLAAAALVVGALVTYVIASPTTFGYVQRFAAWFPSDELTGDIQQPAWFGLPPETTALLIGAAVGLLAAVLVLYYYMIQELGVAAAEAGNFGDPTAIDVGSLSADAVRAAPREAFEEMEETEALKLADQAMSDDDTDKAQAILDRFDQIHASDGAAAEGGEGATEGPAEPEDEEGGGVFTETSAGMLNAFTEEETTEDDIGGYYHDLAFIFDSLTSKAIWFVATFMIVTSVVFVFLYSGIPGAGAAAMADGGTVIAENGTVVAENVDVLNEGVTVLARNETSGRADAVASNAVLTTREGTGDSGARPSTAVLQNDSVLLYNATVTGQNISEPGGPYRIENATVLVQQEPVVDTTSGIGIIKNAFVSHLPPEMQEDVRFITLHPVEHLIFIVKFSTIMGAISVVPLLLYFAWPAMEKRGLVGGDRNVLGVWGGTVFLTLIGGSLIGFLYVAPTVISWLAYDVLQADMIISYRVAKFGWLVLMFTVGVGLLIEVPVTMLLFHRGGIVPFQTLQERWRTITLGVFAAGALFSPKGIWTMFLVAIPITIAFLVGLGLLWLYTLGGRRAPKASRKAAD encoded by the coding sequence ATGGCGAGTGGGCTCGACGAGGACACGATGCGGACGGTCCAGAGCGGTCGGGAGACCGCCGGGACCATGCTCCGGACCGCCCAGAAGCACCTGCAGAAGGTGTTCATCGTCTGGGTGGTCGTCCTGCTCGCGACTATCATGGTCCTGCAGAGCTTCCTGTGGGACCAGCTCAAGCGGGACCTGCTGTACTCGAAGATGGACCTGACGACGTCGCAGGCCTCCAAGGTCATCGCGGTCACGCCGTTCGACGTCATCCTGCTGCAGGTGAAGATCGGCGCCGTCGCCGGGATTCTGGTGGCGCTGCCGATTCTGATCTACCTCAGCCGCGACGCGCTGCGCGAACGGGGCTTCTGGCCCGGCGACGAGGTGGCGACCTGGAAGATCGGCGCCATCGCCGTCACCAGCCTCGCGCTGTTCGTCGGCGGCGTCGTGTACGCGTACGAACTGTTCTTCCCCCTGATGTTCGGCTTCCTGGCCGAGAACGCGCTGAACGCGGACTTCCAGCCCAACTACTCCATCGTGCTGTGGGTCCAGTTCATCGCGCTGCTGGGGATGTCGTTCGGCCTCGCCGCCCAGATGCCGCTGATGATGAGTGCGCTCTCCTACTCCGGCATCGTCCCCTACGAGACGTTCCGGGACCGCTGGAAGTGGGCCGTCGTCGCCATCTTCGGCTTCGGCGCCCTGTTCTCGCCGCCGGACCCGTTCACCCAGATCATGTGGGCCGCGCCGCTCGTGGGGCTGTACGCGATCAGCCTCGGCATCTCGAAGATGCTCGTCCAGGCGAAGCGGGCGGGCGAAGAGGTCAGCGCCCGGTCGGTCGCCCGGGCGCGCTGGAACAAGCTCGCCGCCGCCGCGCTGGTCGTCGGCGCGCTCGTCACCTACGTCATCGCTTCCCCCACTACGTTCGGCTACGTCCAGCGCTTCGCCGCCTGGTTCCCCTCGGACGAACTCACTGGCGACATCCAGCAACCGGCCTGGTTCGGCCTCCCGCCGGAGACGACTGCACTGCTCATCGGCGCGGCCGTCGGCCTGCTCGCGGCCGTCCTGGTGCTGTACTACTACATGATCCAGGAACTCGGCGTCGCCGCCGCCGAGGCCGGGAACTTCGGCGACCCGACCGCCATCGACGTCGGGTCACTCTCCGCGGACGCGGTCCGCGCTGCGCCGCGCGAGGCCTTCGAGGAGATGGAGGAGACCGAGGCGCTCAAGCTGGCCGACCAGGCCATGAGCGACGACGACACGGACAAGGCCCAGGCCATCCTCGACCGGTTCGACCAGATACACGCGAGCGACGGGGCGGCCGCCGAAGGCGGCGAGGGCGCGACCGAAGGCCCCGCCGAACCCGAGGACGAAGAGGGCGGGGGCGTCTTCACCGAGACCTCCGCGGGGATGCTCAACGCCTTCACGGAGGAGGAGACCACCGAGGACGACATCGGCGGCTACTACCACGACCTGGCCTTCATCTTCGACTCGCTCACCTCGAAGGCCATCTGGTTCGTCGCGACGTTCATGATCGTCACGAGCGTCGTCTTCGTCTTCCTCTACTCGGGCATCCCCGGCGCCGGCGCCGCGGCGATGGCCGACGGCGGGACCGTCATCGCGGAGAACGGCACCGTCGTCGCCGAGAACGTCGACGTGCTCAACGAGGGCGTCACTGTCCTCGCTCGTAACGAGACCAGCGGGCGGGCAGACGCCGTCGCGAGTAACGCCGTCCTGACGACGCGGGAGGGGACGGGGGACTCCGGCGCGAGACCGAGCACAGCCGTGCTGCAAAACGATTCCGTCCTGCTGTACAACGCGACGGTGACTGGCCAGAACATCTCGGAGCCCGGCGGCCCCTACCGGATCGAGAACGCGACCGTGCTGGTCCAGCAAGAACCCGTCGTCGACACCACATCCGGCATCGGCATCATCAAGAACGCCTTCGTCTCCCACCTCCCGCCGGAGATGCAAGAGGACGTCCGCTTCATCACGCTCCACCCCGTCGAGCACCTCATCTTCATCGTGAAGTTCTCGACCATCATGGGGGCCATCTCCGTCGTGCCGCTCCTGCTGTACTTCGCCTGGCCCGCCATGGAGAAGCGCGGGCTCGTCGGTGGTGACCGGAACGTACTCGGCGTCTGGGGCGGCACCGTCTTCCTCACCCTCATCGGCGGGAGTCTCATCGGGTTCCTCTACGTCGCGCCCACGGTCATCTCCTGGCTCGCCTACGACGTCCTCCAGGCGGACATGATCATCTCCTACCGCGTCGCCAAGTTCGGGTGGCTGGTGCTGATGTTCACTGTCGGCGTCGGCCTCCTCATCGAGGTGCCGGTGACGATGCTGCTGTTCCACCGCGGCGGCATCGTCCCCTTCCAGACGCTCCAGGAGCGCTGGCGCACCATCACCCTCGGCGTGTTCGCAGCCGGTGCGCTGTTCTCCCCGAAGGGAATCTGGACGATGTTCCTCGTGGCCATCCCCATCACCATCGCCTTCCTGGTCGGCCTGGGACTGCTGTGGCTATACACCCTGGGCGGCCGACGCGCGCCCAAGGCCAGCCGGAAGGCCGCGGACTGA
- a CDS encoding twin-arginine translocase subunit TatC, with product MGDRRDTEPGEDDGPAGASGGDPDDDPGDDAGITNDIGGEGDAGNEDDTGNGTDTEVEEDTEESSDSYREQSSIDFDGKMGDPSDYTEGREPPEWVEEVKRESGDDESEGDDETEGDDESVEADEGADESDDGDESDTDEVTGDEITAADPSGGDADDGADDDADDDAYEIGPSEASAVRNEAAPGGPAGHDPVAAGAGGGGGGGGGALGGATAPDDEEMPLTEHVEEMALRFMAVGLVVVGVGAITLFYADELINFLWYSFLGPGQQTCLEGSFLGGRLSVTDACPDSVSPRIYHPLALVLARLKVASLVGIIAALPVAVYQTYRFMRPGLYPRERRYYLAAVPTSLVLAAVGVGFAYFAVLPAMFSYFTNYSEQAAEIAFGLTETFNLIVLMIGFFAIVFQIPLLVMLAIMMGVTTRRWLEDRRLYFWGGFGALAFVFSPDPTGMAPLMVAVTMIGLFEGTLFLLRWTDSDSPLFDPAAFAERRPYAWALAVAAGYLASAAPLPGSYYEQFPALVQSTLEFNDLVAMTPIITAVVLIGLFELLAYLVRNYSRNVRVWDVVNRARVPYWILALVVGYFASPNPPGLQTVEALALPQSEAVAVTAGLIVGFELLILTLRWRKQRME from the coding sequence ATGGGCGATCGCCGAGACACCGAGCCGGGCGAGGACGACGGGCCAGCGGGTGCCAGCGGCGGCGATCCCGACGACGATCCCGGGGACGACGCCGGGATCACGAACGACATCGGTGGAGAGGGCGACGCCGGGAACGAGGACGACACCGGGAACGGTACCGACACCGAGGTCGAAGAAGACACCGAGGAGTCCTCGGACTCCTACCGGGAGCAGTCCTCCATCGACTTCGACGGCAAGATGGGCGACCCGAGCGACTACACCGAGGGCAGGGAACCGCCCGAGTGGGTCGAGGAGGTCAAGCGAGAGTCGGGTGACGACGAATCCGAGGGTGACGACGAAACCGAGGGTGACGACGAGAGCGTCGAGGCCGATGAAGGTGCCGACGAGAGCGACGACGGTGACGAGAGCGATACCGACGAGGTCACCGGCGACGAGATCACCGCCGCCGACCCGTCCGGTGGCGACGCCGACGACGGGGCCGACGACGACGCGGACGACGACGCCTACGAGATCGGTCCCAGCGAGGCGTCGGCGGTCAGGAATGAGGCGGCGCCCGGCGGCCCCGCGGGCCACGACCCGGTCGCCGCCGGCGCCGGTGGTGGCGGCGGTGGCGGCGGTGGCGCACTCGGCGGCGCGACGGCGCCGGACGACGAGGAGATGCCGCTCACCGAACACGTCGAGGAGATGGCGCTGCGGTTCATGGCCGTCGGTCTCGTCGTCGTCGGCGTCGGCGCCATCACGCTGTTCTACGCTGACGAACTGATCAACTTCCTCTGGTACTCCTTCCTGGGTCCCGGCCAGCAGACCTGCCTGGAGGGATCGTTCCTGGGCGGGCGGCTGTCCGTCACCGACGCCTGTCCCGACTCTGTCAGCCCGCGGATCTACCACCCGCTCGCGCTCGTGCTCGCGCGTCTGAAGGTGGCCTCGCTGGTCGGGATCATCGCCGCGCTCCCGGTCGCCGTCTACCAGACCTACCGGTTCATGCGCCCCGGTCTCTACCCCCGCGAGCGCCGGTACTACCTCGCCGCGGTCCCGACGAGCCTGGTGCTCGCGGCCGTCGGCGTCGGCTTCGCCTACTTCGCCGTCCTGCCGGCGATGTTCTCGTACTTCACGAACTACAGCGAGCAGGCCGCCGAGATCGCCTTCGGCCTGACGGAGACGTTCAACCTCATCGTCCTGATGATCGGCTTTTTCGCCATCGTCTTCCAGATCCCGCTGCTCGTGATGCTCGCCATCATGATGGGCGTCACGACCCGCCGGTGGCTCGAAGACCGCCGACTGTACTTCTGGGGTGGCTTCGGCGCGCTGGCGTTCGTGTTCAGTCCCGACCCGACCGGGATGGCGCCGCTGATGGTCGCCGTCACGATGATCGGCCTGTTCGAGGGGACGCTGTTCCTGCTCCGCTGGACCGACAGCGACTCGCCGCTGTTCGACCCGGCGGCCTTCGCCGAACGGCGGCCCTACGCCTGGGCGCTGGCCGTCGCCGCGGGCTACCTCGCCAGCGCGGCGCCGCTGCCCGGCAGCTACTACGAGCAGTTCCCCGCCCTCGTCCAGAGCACGCTGGAGTTCAACGACCTGGTCGCGATGACGCCGATCATCACCGCAGTCGTCCTGATCGGCCTGTTCGAACTGCTGGCCTATCTGGTCCGCAACTACTCGCGGAACGTCCGTGTCTGGGACGTCGTCAACCGCGCCCGGGTCCCCTACTGGATCCTCGCGCTGGTCGTCGGCTACTTCGCCAGTCCGAACCCGCCGGGCCTCCAGACCGTCGAGGCGCTCGCGCTGCCCCAGTCCGAGGCCGTGGCCGTCACCGCGGGCCTCATCGTCGGCTTCGAACTGCTCATCCTGACGCTGCGCTGGCGGAAGCAGCGAATGGAGTGA
- a CDS encoding TspO/MBR family protein yields MAHSSSTPGSGGFDRRDLLWAAGAVVAVNALGAAPALLAGPDSAWFAALEKPAIYPPGWLFGVVWTALFTLLGVAVYLVARRGLDARAVRVALGLFALQFAFNLAWTPVFFGAQDLLAALGVIVVLDVLVAATLWAFARVDRRAAALLVPYLAWVLFATLLNYRFWALN; encoded by the coding sequence ATGGCACACTCCAGTTCGACGCCGGGCAGCGGCGGATTCGACCGCCGGGACCTCCTGTGGGCAGCTGGCGCCGTCGTCGCCGTCAACGCGCTCGGGGCGGCGCCCGCGCTTCTCGCCGGCCCCGACTCGGCGTGGTTCGCCGCGCTCGAAAAACCCGCCATCTACCCGCCGGGCTGGCTCTTCGGCGTCGTCTGGACGGCGCTGTTCACGCTGCTGGGCGTCGCGGTGTACCTGGTGGCGCGGCGCGGTCTCGATGCACGGGCCGTGCGAGTTGCGCTCGGTCTGTTCGCGCTGCAGTTCGCGTTCAATCTCGCCTGGACGCCGGTCTTCTTCGGCGCCCAGGACCTCCTCGCTGCCCTGGGTGTCATCGTCGTCCTCGACGTTCTCGTCGCGGCGACTCTCTGGGCCTTCGCCCGGGTGGACCGGCGGGCCGCTGCGTTACTGGTGCCCTACCTGGCGTGGGTCCTGTTCGCGACGCTCCTGAACTACCGCTTCTGGGCGCTGAACTGA
- a CDS encoding NAD-dependent epimerase/dehydratase family protein yields the protein MSTVLVTGGLGGSGRWIVDRLAAEYEEVVCVDRVRGESGHRNVDVRQADLTDRGEVFDLITAFDPDAVVHWGAIPHPEGHAGGTVFENNVVSAYNVLEAAGRAGADVVWASSESAYGFPFAAETPLPDYLPVDEAHPMRPEDPYGTSKVVGEEVAEMVVRQYDVSVVSIRPSWIQYPGDYECKNFDPSDGGVGNFWSYVDVRDIASAVSAALAADIDGHEPLLVAADENYGGKPTVDLFEDWFGEVPDDVNLDGEESGMSNARATELLDWTPEHTWREAQDEDAEGPDVRAL from the coding sequence ATGTCTACCGTACTCGTCACCGGCGGCCTCGGTGGCTCGGGCCGATGGATCGTCGACCGACTCGCTGCGGAGTACGAGGAGGTGGTCTGCGTCGACCGGGTCCGCGGCGAGAGCGGTCACCGGAACGTCGACGTCCGCCAGGCCGACCTGACCGACCGCGGCGAGGTCTTCGATCTGATAACGGCGTTCGACCCCGACGCAGTCGTCCACTGGGGCGCCATCCCCCACCCCGAGGGCCACGCCGGCGGCACTGTCTTCGAGAACAACGTCGTCTCGGCGTACAACGTGCTCGAAGCGGCCGGCCGCGCCGGCGCCGACGTCGTCTGGGCCTCCTCGGAGAGCGCCTACGGCTTCCCCTTCGCCGCGGAGACGCCGCTACCGGACTACCTCCCCGTCGACGAGGCCCACCCGATGCGGCCCGAGGACCCCTACGGCACCTCCAAGGTCGTCGGCGAGGAGGTCGCCGAGATGGTCGTCCGCCAGTACGACGTCTCCGTCGTCTCCATCCGTCCCTCGTGGATCCAGTACCCCGGCGACTACGAGTGCAAGAACTTCGACCCCAGCGACGGCGGCGTCGGCAACTTCTGGAGCTACGTCGACGTCCGTGACATCGCCAGCGCCGTCAGCGCCGCGCTGGCGGCCGATATCGACGGCCACGAACCGCTGCTCGTCGCCGCCGACGAGAACTACGGGGGCAAGCCCACCGTCGACCTGTTCGAGGACTGGTTCGGCGAGGTCCCCGACGACGTGAATCTGGACGGCGAGGAGTCGGGCATGTCGAACGCGCGAGCGACGGAGCTGCTGGACTGGACACCCGAACACACCTGGCGCGAGGCACAGGACGAGGACGCCGAGGGGCCGGACGTACGGGCGCTGTAG
- a CDS encoding CheF family chemotaxis protein, with protein MDDWVDPGETLETASFERLYRGALELASSVERTRAATLVLLTGRLGLTLEEALHCNEGWVDWERAELQVPEKDPCACAGCWELARRRREHTDPIREVLYEECWSPSPDRAPRTVPFGWSRRISAALLATADRYLLDLLPGDARELLRAAGEAADGIEPDDLTPGLLAATTVDFLSDLGLEADGTAAVLGVGEARVEPYAAAGESDVTTRMARLAGVDGSADPESAFPVACGTEAFESEPFDVGAADADALAERATATDAPERVPRPTDLPASVDYDPADHAAAGGPNRRTDAGSWAEGPSAADGNENALRADGASAVTGADRGRAGLPDDPSTASGSQATAPDVTCARDVVTQPVVADFSTRAAADGLCGGREIPGRVILGQEELFVLWSEEKGAEDADAPHLLVPLEDVWDVRIDDVPGRLSASFPHAVTVGHRPSGRDELAVSIQLPPAQRRDMASALYRILLNVTPMTVVDPAREGGRVTDADPEEMVLYVRPHGVAFTDEAGDAARLAFDLSDVVDVERIERSFDGESRPAVQLRRVTDNRPVTTVVTAADDRLRRLVWRYVRREYHQTLATVRGIRLSDAEKMVMVALYSTDGTPDLGSLLDLTEQELSAALQSLAAKELVRSAEAATDLTGTGQLAVSDRLESVNH; from the coding sequence ATGGACGACTGGGTGGACCCGGGGGAGACGCTCGAGACGGCGTCGTTCGAGCGGCTGTACAGGGGCGCGCTGGAGCTGGCGTCGTCGGTCGAACGGACTCGCGCGGCGACGCTGGTCCTGCTGACCGGCCGGCTGGGACTGACCCTCGAGGAGGCGCTGCATTGCAACGAAGGGTGGGTCGACTGGGAGCGTGCCGAGTTGCAGGTCCCCGAGAAGGATCCCTGTGCCTGTGCCGGGTGCTGGGAACTGGCTCGCCGGCGCCGGGAGCACACGGACCCGATCCGGGAGGTACTCTACGAGGAGTGCTGGTCGCCGTCGCCCGACAGGGCGCCCCGGACCGTTCCGTTCGGCTGGTCACGGCGGATCAGCGCGGCGCTGCTGGCGACGGCCGACCGGTACCTGCTGGATCTGTTGCCCGGGGACGCCCGGGAACTCCTCCGGGCCGCCGGCGAGGCCGCGGACGGTATCGAGCCCGACGACCTCACGCCGGGGCTGCTCGCCGCCACGACCGTCGACTTTCTGTCCGACCTGGGGCTGGAAGCCGACGGCACCGCGGCCGTCCTCGGCGTCGGCGAGGCGCGGGTCGAACCCTACGCCGCCGCCGGCGAGTCCGACGTGACGACCCGGATGGCCCGCCTGGCGGGCGTCGACGGCAGCGCCGACCCCGAATCGGCGTTCCCGGTCGCCTGCGGAACCGAGGCCTTCGAGTCGGAACCGTTCGACGTCGGGGCGGCCGACGCCGACGCACTGGCCGAGCGAGCAACCGCGACCGACGCCCCCGAGCGGGTCCCGCGGCCGACCGACCTGCCGGCGTCCGTGGACTACGACCCGGCCGACCACGCCGCGGCGGGCGGCCCGAACAGGCGGACCGACGCCGGATCGTGGGCGGAGGGTCCGAGTGCTGCCGACGGGAACGAAAACGCGCTCCGCGCGGACGGGGCGTCGGCGGTCACGGGTGCCGACCGCGGTCGCGCCGGCCTACCCGACGATCCGTCCACAGCGAGCGGCAGCCAGGCGACGGCGCCCGACGTGACCTGCGCCCGCGACGTCGTCACCCAGCCGGTCGTCGCGGACTTCTCGACCCGCGCCGCCGCCGACGGGCTCTGTGGCGGCCGCGAGATTCCCGGCCGGGTCATCCTCGGGCAGGAAGAGCTGTTCGTCCTCTGGAGCGAGGAGAAGGGCGCCGAGGACGCCGACGCGCCGCACCTGCTGGTCCCCCTCGAGGACGTCTGGGACGTCCGCATCGACGACGTCCCCGGTCGCCTGAGCGCCTCGTTCCCCCACGCAGTCACCGTCGGCCACCGGCCGTCGGGCCGCGACGAACTCGCCGTCAGCATCCAGCTCCCGCCCGCCCAGCGCCGGGACATGGCGTCGGCGCTGTACCGCATCCTCCTCAACGTCACGCCGATGACGGTCGTCGACCCGGCCCGGGAGGGCGGACGCGTCACCGACGCCGACCCGGAGGAGATGGTGCTGTACGTCCGACCCCACGGCGTCGCGTTCACCGACGAGGCCGGGGACGCGGCGCGCCTCGCCTTCGACCTCTCGGACGTGGTCGACGTCGAACGCATCGAACGGAGTTTCGACGGCGAGAGCCGACCGGCCGTCCAGCTCCGCAGGGTCACGGACAATCGACCGGTGACGACGGTCGTCACCGCCGCGGACGACCGCCTGCGCCGCCTGGTCTGGCGCTACGTGCGCCGGGAGTACCACCAGACGCTGGCGACGGTCCGCGGGATCCGGCTCTCCGACGCCGAGAAGATGGTGATGGTCGCGCTGTACTCCACCGACGGCACGCCGGATCTGGGCTCGCTGCTGGACCTGACCGAACAGGAGCTTTCGGCGGCGCTGCAGTCCCTGGCCGCCAAGGAGCTCGTTCGCTCGGCCGAGGCGGCCACGGACCTCACCGGAACGGGCCAGCTCGCCGTGAGCGACCGCCTCGAGAGCGTGAACCACTAA